The Brachyhypopomus gauderio isolate BG-103 chromosome 17, BGAUD_0.2, whole genome shotgun sequence genome includes a window with the following:
- the LOC143481166 gene encoding TMF-regulated nuclear protein 1-like: MKKQLQGGDYMDGPAADPEGSPPPSATAPPPPSSSHWSAAALAPPPARRSISMGDFRRAPRSQPGSEPPSAPATAPSSKLVTPSSSMEFEAARRRLLEVEERQRVILEMERRLEELREVFVRSEREAAEHGELVERITAAAQQGELHVAENSQRLKKGLRFKRHRPTIIFSSMLGLRTCLPWPVKLK; encoded by the coding sequence ATGAAGAAACAGCTGCAGGGGGGTGACTACATGGACGGACCGGCGGCTGATCCAGAGGgatcccctcccccctccgctacagccccgccccctccctcatCCTCTCACTGGTCCGCGGCTgccctggctccgccccccgcccGGAGGTCCATCTCCATGGGCGATTTCCGGAGAGCCCCGAGGAGCCAGCCGGGCTCCGAGCCGCCCTCCGCCCCCGCCACGGCCCCCTCCTCTAAACTGGTGACCCCCAGTTCCAGCATGGAGTTTGAGGCGGCCCGGCGGCGCCTCCTGGAGGTGGAGGAGCGCCAGCGCGTGATCctggagatggagaggaggCTGGAGGAACTGCGGGAGGTGTTCGTGCGCTCCGAGCGAGAGGCGGCCGAACACGGAGAGCTGGTGGAGCGCATCACCGCAGCCGCCCAGCAGGGGGAGCTCCACGTGGCAGAGAACAGCCAGCGTCTGAAGAAGGGTCTCCGCTTCAAGAGGCATCGGCCCACCATCATCTTCTCCTCCATGCTGGGTCTGAGAACGTGCCTGCCGTGGCCTGTCAAACTCAAATAG
- the rps6ka1 gene encoding ribosomal protein S6 kinase alpha-1 isoform X3, with protein MDKWRHIFRTKQRTTQEDDVIKEIHITHVVKEGAEKADPSQFELLKVLGQGSFGKVFLVRKVTPPDSNQLYAMKVLKKATLKVRDRVRTKMERNILAEVNHPFVVKLHYAFQTEGKLYLILDFLRGGDLFTRLSKEVMFTEEDVKFYLAELALGLDHLHSFGIIYRDLKPENILLDEEGHIKLTDFGLCKEAIDHEKKAYSFCGTVEYMAPEVVNRQGHIHSADWWSFGVLMFEMLTGSLPFQGKDRKETMNLILKARLGMPQFLSVEAQSLLRALFKRNPANRLGSGPDGAEEIKRHSFFSTIDWNKLYRREIKPPFKPAVARPDDTFYFDSEFTSRTPKDSPGVPPSAGAHQLFRGFSFIATALLEEEGAEEAVQAPPHPVVQQLHGKNMVFSDGYVLKEDIGMGSFSVCKRCVHKTTNTEYAVKVIDKTSTDPSEEIEILLRYGQHPNIITLKDVYDNGKKVYLVTELMRGGELLDRILKQKFFSEREASSVLHTITKTVEYLHSQGVVHRDLKPSNILYVDESGNPESLRICDFGFAKQLRADNGLLMTPCYTANFVAPEVLKRQGYDEGCDIWSLGVLLYTMLAGFTPFVNGPEDTPEDILGRIGKGHFTLTGGNWDAVSDAAKDLVSKMLHVDPHQRLTAKQVLKHPWIMQRDQLPTNQLQHQDAQLVKGAMAATYSALKSSQPPPELKPIESSFLAQRRVKKLPSTSL; from the exons GAAGATGATGTCATCAAAGAAATCCACATCACCCATGTGGTTAAGGAGGGGGCGGAGAAGGCCGATCCCTCCCAGTTTGAGCTGCTCAAGGTTCTGGGCCAGGGCTCGTTTGGGAAG GTGTTTCTGGTGCGGAAGGTTACACCACCCGACAGTAACCAGCTATACGCCATGAAGGTCCTTAAGAAGGCCACACTTAAAG TGAGAGACCGAGTCCGCACCAAGATGGAGAGGAACATTCTGGCTGAAGTCAACCATCCGTTTGTGgtcaaactccactatg cctttCAGACTGAGGGCAAACTGTATTTGATTCTGGACTTTCTACGTGGAGGAGATCTCTTCACCAGGCTGTCCAAGGAG GTGATGTTCACAGAGGAGGACGTGAAGTTCTACCTGGCGGAGTTGGCCCTGGGGCTGGATCATCTGCACAGTTTCGGCATCATCTACAGAGACCTCAAACCTGAGAA CATTCTACTGGATGAGGAGGGACACATCAAACTCACAG ATTTTGGTTTGTGTAAAGAGGCCATAGACCATGAGAAGAAGGCATATTCCTTCTGTGGTACAGTGGAGTACATGGCCCCAGAGGTGGTCAATCGGCAGGGCCACATCCACAGCGCCGACTGGTGGTCATTTGGGGTACTGATG tttgagATGCTGACGGGGTCTCTGCCGTTCCAAGGGAAGGACCGTAAGGAGACCATGAATCTCATCCTGAA ggctAGGTTGGGTATGCCCCAGTTTCTCAGTGTGGAAGCTCAGAGTTTGCTCAGAGCTCTGTTTAAGCGTAATCCTGCTAACCGACTGG GTTCTGGTCCTGATGGAGCAGAAGAGATCAAACGTCATTCTTTCTTCTCAACCATCGATTGGAAT AAGCTCTACCGGCGGGAGATCAAGCCCCCCTTCAAACCCGCGGTGGCCCGGCCCGACGACACCTTCTACTTCGACTCCGAGTTCACCTCCCGCACTcccaaag ACTCCCCCGGCGTGCCCCCGAGTGCCGGCGCTCATCAGCTCTTCCGGGGGTTCAGTTTCATCGCCACGGCGCTGCTGGAAGAGGAGGGGGCAGAGGAGGCCGTGCAGGCCCCGCCCCATCCTGTGGTGCAG cAGCTGCATGGTAAGAACATGGTGTTCAGTGACGGCTACGTGTTGAAGGAGGACATTGGGATGGGGTCCTTCTCCGTGTGCAAGCGCTGCGTCCACAAAACCACCAACACGGAGTACGCAGTGAAG GTTATTGATAAGACAAGCACAGATCCTTCTGAAGAGATCGAGATTCTTCTGCGGTATGGACAACATCCCAACATAATCACTCTGAAAGAT GTGTATGATAATGGGAAGAAGGTTTACCTGGTGACGGAGCTGATGCGGGGTGGAGAACTACTGGATCGAATCCTTAAGCAGAAGTTCTTCTCGGAGAGAGAGGCCAGTTCTGTACTGCACACCATCACCAAGACTGTGGAGTACCTGCACTCACAAGGg GTAGTGCACAGAGACCTGAAGCCCAGTAACATCCTGTATGTGGATGAATCTGGCAACCCGGAGTCTCTGCGCATCTGTGACTTTGGCTTTGCTAAGCAGCTCCGTGCTGACAACGGCCTCCTCATGACCCCCTGCTACACCGCCAACTTCGTAGCTCCAGAG gtgcTGAAGAGACAAGGCTATGATGAGGGTTGTGACATTTGGAGTTTGGGAGTATTACTGTACACTATGTTAGCAGG TTTCACTCCATTTGTTAATGGTCCAGAGGACACGCCCGAGGATATCCTAGGCAGAATAGGGAAAGGACATTTTACCCTCACCGGGGGCAACTGGGATGCTGTGTCTGATGCAGCCAAG GATCTGGTGTCTAAGATGCTCCATGTGGATCCTCACCAGAGACTCACAGCCAAGCAGGTCCTGAAACACCCCTGGATCATGCAGAGAGACCAGCTGCCCACCAACCAGCTGCAGCACCAGGACGCCCAGCTCGTCAAG GGAGCCATGGCTGCTACTTACTCCGCGCTGAAGAGTTCTCAGCCGCCCCCTGAACTCAAACCCATTGAGTCCTCGTTTCTTGCTCAGAGACGTGTGAAAAAGCTGCCCTCCACTTCTCTGTAG
- the rps6ka1 gene encoding ribosomal protein S6 kinase alpha-1 isoform X1 has translation MDGQTGRKSSSLRLRGMRLLLLYLSRRSQDRALSSQPPRDPNTSRTPPSVASTTTRGPWTEDDVIKEIHITHVVKEGAEKADPSQFELLKVLGQGSFGKVFLVRKVTPPDSNQLYAMKVLKKATLKVRDRVRTKMERNILAEVNHPFVVKLHYAFQTEGKLYLILDFLRGGDLFTRLSKEVMFTEEDVKFYLAELALGLDHLHSFGIIYRDLKPENILLDEEGHIKLTDFGLCKEAIDHEKKAYSFCGTVEYMAPEVVNRQGHIHSADWWSFGVLMFEMLTGSLPFQGKDRKETMNLILKARLGMPQFLSVEAQSLLRALFKRNPANRLGSGPDGAEEIKRHSFFSTIDWNKLYRREIKPPFKPAVARPDDTFYFDSEFTSRTPKDSPGVPPSAGAHQLFRGFSFIATALLEEEGAEEAVQAPPHPVVQQLHGKNMVFSDGYVLKEDIGMGSFSVCKRCVHKTTNTEYAVKVIDKTSTDPSEEIEILLRYGQHPNIITLKDVYDNGKKVYLVTELMRGGELLDRILKQKFFSEREASSVLHTITKTVEYLHSQGVVHRDLKPSNILYVDESGNPESLRICDFGFAKQLRADNGLLMTPCYTANFVAPEVLKRQGYDEGCDIWSLGVLLYTMLAGFTPFVNGPEDTPEDILGRIGKGHFTLTGGNWDAVSDAAKDLVSKMLHVDPHQRLTAKQVLKHPWIMQRDQLPTNQLQHQDAQLVKGAMAATYSALKSSQPPPELKPIESSFLAQRRVKKLPSTSL, from the exons GAAGATGATGTCATCAAAGAAATCCACATCACCCATGTGGTTAAGGAGGGGGCGGAGAAGGCCGATCCCTCCCAGTTTGAGCTGCTCAAGGTTCTGGGCCAGGGCTCGTTTGGGAAG GTGTTTCTGGTGCGGAAGGTTACACCACCCGACAGTAACCAGCTATACGCCATGAAGGTCCTTAAGAAGGCCACACTTAAAG TGAGAGACCGAGTCCGCACCAAGATGGAGAGGAACATTCTGGCTGAAGTCAACCATCCGTTTGTGgtcaaactccactatg cctttCAGACTGAGGGCAAACTGTATTTGATTCTGGACTTTCTACGTGGAGGAGATCTCTTCACCAGGCTGTCCAAGGAG GTGATGTTCACAGAGGAGGACGTGAAGTTCTACCTGGCGGAGTTGGCCCTGGGGCTGGATCATCTGCACAGTTTCGGCATCATCTACAGAGACCTCAAACCTGAGAA CATTCTACTGGATGAGGAGGGACACATCAAACTCACAG ATTTTGGTTTGTGTAAAGAGGCCATAGACCATGAGAAGAAGGCATATTCCTTCTGTGGTACAGTGGAGTACATGGCCCCAGAGGTGGTCAATCGGCAGGGCCACATCCACAGCGCCGACTGGTGGTCATTTGGGGTACTGATG tttgagATGCTGACGGGGTCTCTGCCGTTCCAAGGGAAGGACCGTAAGGAGACCATGAATCTCATCCTGAA ggctAGGTTGGGTATGCCCCAGTTTCTCAGTGTGGAAGCTCAGAGTTTGCTCAGAGCTCTGTTTAAGCGTAATCCTGCTAACCGACTGG GTTCTGGTCCTGATGGAGCAGAAGAGATCAAACGTCATTCTTTCTTCTCAACCATCGATTGGAAT AAGCTCTACCGGCGGGAGATCAAGCCCCCCTTCAAACCCGCGGTGGCCCGGCCCGACGACACCTTCTACTTCGACTCCGAGTTCACCTCCCGCACTcccaaag ACTCCCCCGGCGTGCCCCCGAGTGCCGGCGCTCATCAGCTCTTCCGGGGGTTCAGTTTCATCGCCACGGCGCTGCTGGAAGAGGAGGGGGCAGAGGAGGCCGTGCAGGCCCCGCCCCATCCTGTGGTGCAG cAGCTGCATGGTAAGAACATGGTGTTCAGTGACGGCTACGTGTTGAAGGAGGACATTGGGATGGGGTCCTTCTCCGTGTGCAAGCGCTGCGTCCACAAAACCACCAACACGGAGTACGCAGTGAAG GTTATTGATAAGACAAGCACAGATCCTTCTGAAGAGATCGAGATTCTTCTGCGGTATGGACAACATCCCAACATAATCACTCTGAAAGAT GTGTATGATAATGGGAAGAAGGTTTACCTGGTGACGGAGCTGATGCGGGGTGGAGAACTACTGGATCGAATCCTTAAGCAGAAGTTCTTCTCGGAGAGAGAGGCCAGTTCTGTACTGCACACCATCACCAAGACTGTGGAGTACCTGCACTCACAAGGg GTAGTGCACAGAGACCTGAAGCCCAGTAACATCCTGTATGTGGATGAATCTGGCAACCCGGAGTCTCTGCGCATCTGTGACTTTGGCTTTGCTAAGCAGCTCCGTGCTGACAACGGCCTCCTCATGACCCCCTGCTACACCGCCAACTTCGTAGCTCCAGAG gtgcTGAAGAGACAAGGCTATGATGAGGGTTGTGACATTTGGAGTTTGGGAGTATTACTGTACACTATGTTAGCAGG TTTCACTCCATTTGTTAATGGTCCAGAGGACACGCCCGAGGATATCCTAGGCAGAATAGGGAAAGGACATTTTACCCTCACCGGGGGCAACTGGGATGCTGTGTCTGATGCAGCCAAG GATCTGGTGTCTAAGATGCTCCATGTGGATCCTCACCAGAGACTCACAGCCAAGCAGGTCCTGAAACACCCCTGGATCATGCAGAGAGACCAGCTGCCCACCAACCAGCTGCAGCACCAGGACGCCCAGCTCGTCAAG GGAGCCATGGCTGCTACTTACTCCGCGCTGAAGAGTTCTCAGCCGCCCCCTGAACTCAAACCCATTGAGTCCTCGTTTCTTGCTCAGAGACGTGTGAAAAAGCTGCCCTCCACTTCTCTGTAG
- the rps6ka1 gene encoding ribosomal protein S6 kinase alpha-1 isoform X2: MPLAQLAEPWPKMELVQLETENGQSTAEDGVSSGVKEDDVIKEIHITHVVKEGAEKADPSQFELLKVLGQGSFGKVFLVRKVTPPDSNQLYAMKVLKKATLKVRDRVRTKMERNILAEVNHPFVVKLHYAFQTEGKLYLILDFLRGGDLFTRLSKEVMFTEEDVKFYLAELALGLDHLHSFGIIYRDLKPENILLDEEGHIKLTDFGLCKEAIDHEKKAYSFCGTVEYMAPEVVNRQGHIHSADWWSFGVLMFEMLTGSLPFQGKDRKETMNLILKARLGMPQFLSVEAQSLLRALFKRNPANRLGSGPDGAEEIKRHSFFSTIDWNKLYRREIKPPFKPAVARPDDTFYFDSEFTSRTPKDSPGVPPSAGAHQLFRGFSFIATALLEEEGAEEAVQAPPHPVVQQLHGKNMVFSDGYVLKEDIGMGSFSVCKRCVHKTTNTEYAVKVIDKTSTDPSEEIEILLRYGQHPNIITLKDVYDNGKKVYLVTELMRGGELLDRILKQKFFSEREASSVLHTITKTVEYLHSQGVVHRDLKPSNILYVDESGNPESLRICDFGFAKQLRADNGLLMTPCYTANFVAPEVLKRQGYDEGCDIWSLGVLLYTMLAGFTPFVNGPEDTPEDILGRIGKGHFTLTGGNWDAVSDAAKDLVSKMLHVDPHQRLTAKQVLKHPWIMQRDQLPTNQLQHQDAQLVKGAMAATYSALKSSQPPPELKPIESSFLAQRRVKKLPSTSL; encoded by the exons GAAGATGATGTCATCAAAGAAATCCACATCACCCATGTGGTTAAGGAGGGGGCGGAGAAGGCCGATCCCTCCCAGTTTGAGCTGCTCAAGGTTCTGGGCCAGGGCTCGTTTGGGAAG GTGTTTCTGGTGCGGAAGGTTACACCACCCGACAGTAACCAGCTATACGCCATGAAGGTCCTTAAGAAGGCCACACTTAAAG TGAGAGACCGAGTCCGCACCAAGATGGAGAGGAACATTCTGGCTGAAGTCAACCATCCGTTTGTGgtcaaactccactatg cctttCAGACTGAGGGCAAACTGTATTTGATTCTGGACTTTCTACGTGGAGGAGATCTCTTCACCAGGCTGTCCAAGGAG GTGATGTTCACAGAGGAGGACGTGAAGTTCTACCTGGCGGAGTTGGCCCTGGGGCTGGATCATCTGCACAGTTTCGGCATCATCTACAGAGACCTCAAACCTGAGAA CATTCTACTGGATGAGGAGGGACACATCAAACTCACAG ATTTTGGTTTGTGTAAAGAGGCCATAGACCATGAGAAGAAGGCATATTCCTTCTGTGGTACAGTGGAGTACATGGCCCCAGAGGTGGTCAATCGGCAGGGCCACATCCACAGCGCCGACTGGTGGTCATTTGGGGTACTGATG tttgagATGCTGACGGGGTCTCTGCCGTTCCAAGGGAAGGACCGTAAGGAGACCATGAATCTCATCCTGAA ggctAGGTTGGGTATGCCCCAGTTTCTCAGTGTGGAAGCTCAGAGTTTGCTCAGAGCTCTGTTTAAGCGTAATCCTGCTAACCGACTGG GTTCTGGTCCTGATGGAGCAGAAGAGATCAAACGTCATTCTTTCTTCTCAACCATCGATTGGAAT AAGCTCTACCGGCGGGAGATCAAGCCCCCCTTCAAACCCGCGGTGGCCCGGCCCGACGACACCTTCTACTTCGACTCCGAGTTCACCTCCCGCACTcccaaag ACTCCCCCGGCGTGCCCCCGAGTGCCGGCGCTCATCAGCTCTTCCGGGGGTTCAGTTTCATCGCCACGGCGCTGCTGGAAGAGGAGGGGGCAGAGGAGGCCGTGCAGGCCCCGCCCCATCCTGTGGTGCAG cAGCTGCATGGTAAGAACATGGTGTTCAGTGACGGCTACGTGTTGAAGGAGGACATTGGGATGGGGTCCTTCTCCGTGTGCAAGCGCTGCGTCCACAAAACCACCAACACGGAGTACGCAGTGAAG GTTATTGATAAGACAAGCACAGATCCTTCTGAAGAGATCGAGATTCTTCTGCGGTATGGACAACATCCCAACATAATCACTCTGAAAGAT GTGTATGATAATGGGAAGAAGGTTTACCTGGTGACGGAGCTGATGCGGGGTGGAGAACTACTGGATCGAATCCTTAAGCAGAAGTTCTTCTCGGAGAGAGAGGCCAGTTCTGTACTGCACACCATCACCAAGACTGTGGAGTACCTGCACTCACAAGGg GTAGTGCACAGAGACCTGAAGCCCAGTAACATCCTGTATGTGGATGAATCTGGCAACCCGGAGTCTCTGCGCATCTGTGACTTTGGCTTTGCTAAGCAGCTCCGTGCTGACAACGGCCTCCTCATGACCCCCTGCTACACCGCCAACTTCGTAGCTCCAGAG gtgcTGAAGAGACAAGGCTATGATGAGGGTTGTGACATTTGGAGTTTGGGAGTATTACTGTACACTATGTTAGCAGG TTTCACTCCATTTGTTAATGGTCCAGAGGACACGCCCGAGGATATCCTAGGCAGAATAGGGAAAGGACATTTTACCCTCACCGGGGGCAACTGGGATGCTGTGTCTGATGCAGCCAAG GATCTGGTGTCTAAGATGCTCCATGTGGATCCTCACCAGAGACTCACAGCCAAGCAGGTCCTGAAACACCCCTGGATCATGCAGAGAGACCAGCTGCCCACCAACCAGCTGCAGCACCAGGACGCCCAGCTCGTCAAG GGAGCCATGGCTGCTACTTACTCCGCGCTGAAGAGTTCTCAGCCGCCCCCTGAACTCAAACCCATTGAGTCCTCGTTTCTTGCTCAGAGACGTGTGAAAAAGCTGCCCTCCACTTCTCTGTAG
- the rps6ka1 gene encoding ribosomal protein S6 kinase alpha-1 isoform X4, translating to MKVLKKATLKVRDRVRTKMERNILAEVNHPFVVKLHYAFQTEGKLYLILDFLRGGDLFTRLSKEVMFTEEDVKFYLAELALGLDHLHSFGIIYRDLKPENILLDEEGHIKLTDFGLCKEAIDHEKKAYSFCGTVEYMAPEVVNRQGHIHSADWWSFGVLMFEMLTGSLPFQGKDRKETMNLILKARLGMPQFLSVEAQSLLRALFKRNPANRLGSGPDGAEEIKRHSFFSTIDWNKLYRREIKPPFKPAVARPDDTFYFDSEFTSRTPKDSPGVPPSAGAHQLFRGFSFIATALLEEEGAEEAVQAPPHPVVQQLHGKNMVFSDGYVLKEDIGMGSFSVCKRCVHKTTNTEYAVKVIDKTSTDPSEEIEILLRYGQHPNIITLKDVYDNGKKVYLVTELMRGGELLDRILKQKFFSEREASSVLHTITKTVEYLHSQGVVHRDLKPSNILYVDESGNPESLRICDFGFAKQLRADNGLLMTPCYTANFVAPEVLKRQGYDEGCDIWSLGVLLYTMLAGFTPFVNGPEDTPEDILGRIGKGHFTLTGGNWDAVSDAAKDLVSKMLHVDPHQRLTAKQVLKHPWIMQRDQLPTNQLQHQDAQLVKGAMAATYSALKSSQPPPELKPIESSFLAQRRVKKLPSTSL from the exons ATGAAGGTCCTTAAGAAGGCCACACTTAAAG TGAGAGACCGAGTCCGCACCAAGATGGAGAGGAACATTCTGGCTGAAGTCAACCATCCGTTTGTGgtcaaactccactatg cctttCAGACTGAGGGCAAACTGTATTTGATTCTGGACTTTCTACGTGGAGGAGATCTCTTCACCAGGCTGTCCAAGGAG GTGATGTTCACAGAGGAGGACGTGAAGTTCTACCTGGCGGAGTTGGCCCTGGGGCTGGATCATCTGCACAGTTTCGGCATCATCTACAGAGACCTCAAACCTGAGAA CATTCTACTGGATGAGGAGGGACACATCAAACTCACAG ATTTTGGTTTGTGTAAAGAGGCCATAGACCATGAGAAGAAGGCATATTCCTTCTGTGGTACAGTGGAGTACATGGCCCCAGAGGTGGTCAATCGGCAGGGCCACATCCACAGCGCCGACTGGTGGTCATTTGGGGTACTGATG tttgagATGCTGACGGGGTCTCTGCCGTTCCAAGGGAAGGACCGTAAGGAGACCATGAATCTCATCCTGAA ggctAGGTTGGGTATGCCCCAGTTTCTCAGTGTGGAAGCTCAGAGTTTGCTCAGAGCTCTGTTTAAGCGTAATCCTGCTAACCGACTGG GTTCTGGTCCTGATGGAGCAGAAGAGATCAAACGTCATTCTTTCTTCTCAACCATCGATTGGAAT AAGCTCTACCGGCGGGAGATCAAGCCCCCCTTCAAACCCGCGGTGGCCCGGCCCGACGACACCTTCTACTTCGACTCCGAGTTCACCTCCCGCACTcccaaag ACTCCCCCGGCGTGCCCCCGAGTGCCGGCGCTCATCAGCTCTTCCGGGGGTTCAGTTTCATCGCCACGGCGCTGCTGGAAGAGGAGGGGGCAGAGGAGGCCGTGCAGGCCCCGCCCCATCCTGTGGTGCAG cAGCTGCATGGTAAGAACATGGTGTTCAGTGACGGCTACGTGTTGAAGGAGGACATTGGGATGGGGTCCTTCTCCGTGTGCAAGCGCTGCGTCCACAAAACCACCAACACGGAGTACGCAGTGAAG GTTATTGATAAGACAAGCACAGATCCTTCTGAAGAGATCGAGATTCTTCTGCGGTATGGACAACATCCCAACATAATCACTCTGAAAGAT GTGTATGATAATGGGAAGAAGGTTTACCTGGTGACGGAGCTGATGCGGGGTGGAGAACTACTGGATCGAATCCTTAAGCAGAAGTTCTTCTCGGAGAGAGAGGCCAGTTCTGTACTGCACACCATCACCAAGACTGTGGAGTACCTGCACTCACAAGGg GTAGTGCACAGAGACCTGAAGCCCAGTAACATCCTGTATGTGGATGAATCTGGCAACCCGGAGTCTCTGCGCATCTGTGACTTTGGCTTTGCTAAGCAGCTCCGTGCTGACAACGGCCTCCTCATGACCCCCTGCTACACCGCCAACTTCGTAGCTCCAGAG gtgcTGAAGAGACAAGGCTATGATGAGGGTTGTGACATTTGGAGTTTGGGAGTATTACTGTACACTATGTTAGCAGG TTTCACTCCATTTGTTAATGGTCCAGAGGACACGCCCGAGGATATCCTAGGCAGAATAGGGAAAGGACATTTTACCCTCACCGGGGGCAACTGGGATGCTGTGTCTGATGCAGCCAAG GATCTGGTGTCTAAGATGCTCCATGTGGATCCTCACCAGAGACTCACAGCCAAGCAGGTCCTGAAACACCCCTGGATCATGCAGAGAGACCAGCTGCCCACCAACCAGCTGCAGCACCAGGACGCCCAGCTCGTCAAG GGAGCCATGGCTGCTACTTACTCCGCGCTGAAGAGTTCTCAGCCGCCCCCTGAACTCAAACCCATTGAGTCCTCGTTTCTTGCTCAGAGACGTGTGAAAAAGCTGCCCTCCACTTCTCTGTAG